A DNA window from Candidatus Acidiferrales bacterium contains the following coding sequences:
- the dut gene encoding dUTP diphosphatase, which yields MDDIPIRIFRISEEFNDLPLPNYMTEGSAGMDLCAAVNESIVISPMSSALVPTNLIVELPIGFEAQIRPRSGLAFRNKVILPNSPGTIDSDYRGEIKVIMMNLGNEPFMINRGDRIAQMVISEYKKVRWEEAKSLGGTNRGEGGFGSTGK from the coding sequence TTGGATGACATTCCGATAAGAATTTTTAGAATTTCCGAAGAATTCAATGATCTGCCTTTGCCGAATTATATGACCGAGGGTTCGGCGGGAATGGATTTATGTGCTGCAGTCAATGAATCGATTGTAATTAGTCCGATGTCCTCCGCGCTTGTTCCAACGAATTTGATCGTAGAACTGCCGATTGGATTCGAGGCACAGATCAGACCGCGGAGCGGCCTGGCGTTCCGAAATAAAGTAATTCTTCCAAATTCTCCGGGCACGATCGATTCGGACTATCGCGGCGAAATAAAGGTTATCATGATGAACCTTGGGAATGAGCCGTTCATGATTAATCGCGGCGACAGGATAGCACAAATGGTAATTTCAGAATATAAGAAAGTCCGGTGGGAAGAGGCGAAGTCTCTCGGTGGCACAAACCGAGGTGAGGGCGGGTTCGGCTCCACGGGAAAGTGA
- a CDS encoding polysaccharide deacetylase family protein → MAVLAYHKVDDKFELGVTNVRPQQFARQISGLMNHGIEFAESGEQAANDPGKVFLTFDDGYDCFFRNVAPFLISVGARATVFVISDFIGKQNSWDLRLSYTPFVHMNENQLREISKLGFEIGSHSCSHKDLSRLDRKSSWDELSGSKKTIEDIIGKEINSISFPYGRHNRDVVDQAHEVGYEILFGLGSTVCEGVTRRIPVYRIDTPAAVRRKAAMNRYEVLKSDFVHSFAWFSALISIGQKGKPA, encoded by the coding sequence ATGGCAGTGCTCGCATATCACAAGGTTGACGATAAATTCGAACTCGGCGTCACGAATGTAAGGCCTCAACAGTTCGCGCGGCAAATCTCCGGATTGATGAATCACGGGATCGAGTTCGCTGAATCCGGTGAGCAAGCTGCAAATGATCCCGGCAAGGTGTTTCTTACTTTTGATGATGGTTATGATTGTTTCTTCAGGAACGTTGCGCCATTTTTGATTTCAGTCGGTGCGAGGGCAACCGTATTTGTCATCTCGGATTTCATCGGCAAACAAAATAGCTGGGACCTTCGATTGTCTTATACTCCATTTGTTCACATGAATGAAAACCAGCTCCGAGAGATTTCCAAACTCGGATTTGAAATCGGGAGTCATTCGTGTTCGCACAAAGACTTGTCGAGGCTCGATCGGAAATCCTCATGGGATGAGTTGTCCGGCTCTAAAAAGACGATAGAAGACATAATCGGCAAAGAAATAAATTCAATATCGTTTCCTTATGGGAGGCATAATCGCGACGTAGTGGATCAAGCCCATGAGGTCGGTTATGAAATTTTATTCGGGCTTGGTTCAACCGTTTGTGAGGGTGTTACAAGAAGGATCCCGGTTTATAGGATTGACACGCCGGCGGCCGTCAGACGCAAGGCGGCCATGAATAGGTACGAAGTTCTAAAAAGTGATTTTGTTCATTCTTTTGCATGGTTTTCCGCATTAATTTCTATTGGACAAAAAGGAAAACCCGCATAA
- the nuoE gene encoding NADH-quinone oxidoreductase subunit NuoE yields the protein MFTEENLRKVEEIKKRYPTQMAAVLPVLWLAQEQFGWISEEVMHYVAELLEVPFSHVLGVVTFYTMYSKKPVGKYHIQVCANVSCMLRGSDNLVEHLEKRLGVRVGETTPDKMFTLDEVECLGSCGTAPMMQINDDYYENLTMDQTDHLLDEFRNRKSAGSR from the coding sequence ATGTTTACAGAAGAAAATCTCCGAAAGGTTGAAGAAATAAAGAAAAGATACCCGACGCAGATGGCTGCCGTCCTGCCGGTACTGTGGTTGGCACAGGAACAATTCGGCTGGATATCGGAAGAGGTTATGCACTATGTCGCTGAACTCCTCGAGGTTCCATTCAGTCATGTTCTCGGTGTCGTGACGTTTTATACTATGTATAGCAAAAAACCTGTGGGGAAATACCACATTCAGGTTTGCGCTAATGTTTCGTGTATGTTGCGCGGCTCGGATAATTTGGTTGAGCACCTTGAGAAAAGGCTTGGAGTCAGAGTTGGAGAAACGACTCCGGACAAGATGTTCACGCTGGATGAAGTCGAGTGCCTGGGTTCTTGTGGAACTGCACCCATGATGCAGATCAACGACGACTACTACGAGAACCTCACCATGGATCAGACCGATCATCTTTTGGACGAGTTTAGGAATAGAAAATCGGCAGGCAGCAGGTAG
- the nuoF gene encoding NADH-quinone oxidoreductase subunit NuoF yields MVESSTKLYGQGGDPAFPKIILPDIHDLKRIEVYEANGGYSALKKALGMQPEAVTDEVKRSNLRGRGGAAFPTGLKWTFMPKNSDKTKYLAINADESEPGSFKDRQILEFNPHQLVEGILIASYAMGIKTAYIYIRGEYVKWMKILQTAIDDAYSRGYAGENVLGSSFCVNVYIHRGAGAYICGEESGLMESIEGKRGYPRVKPPFPAQNGLWGNPTTINNVETIANVPAILHNGAEWFSKIGATKHPGTLLFGVSGHVNNPGIFELPSGTLLTDIIYNYAGGVIGDKKIKMVIPGGSSMPPLRGDQLEGVRMDAESLKAAGSAIGTGGIIVMDENTDLIKVLLRITKFYWHESCGQCTPCREGTGWMKKILERMYQGGGKVEDLDLLVRVANNIEGNTICALGDAAAWPVKFTIQRFRKELEAEILLQAKNAA; encoded by the coding sequence ATGGTTGAGAGCAGCACAAAACTGTACGGACAGGGCGGCGATCCGGCGTTTCCCAAAATCATTCTCCCGGATATTCATGACCTTAAAAGAATAGAAGTTTACGAAGCCAACGGCGGTTACTCTGCCCTGAAGAAAGCTCTGGGCATGCAGCCTGAAGCAGTGACCGACGAAGTAAAGAGGTCCAACCTGCGGGGCCGAGGAGGTGCGGCATTCCCCACGGGACTAAAGTGGACTTTCATGCCAAAGAACTCCGATAAGACAAAGTATCTCGCCATCAATGCGGATGAAAGCGAACCCGGTTCATTCAAGGACAGGCAGATACTGGAGTTCAACCCGCATCAACTAGTCGAAGGAATTCTCATCGCTTCATATGCGATGGGAATAAAGACGGCATACATTTATATCCGTGGCGAGTACGTGAAATGGATGAAGATTTTGCAGACGGCAATTGATGATGCTTATTCGCGTGGCTATGCAGGAGAAAATGTCCTCGGCTCAAGTTTTTGCGTAAATGTCTACATCCATCGCGGCGCAGGCGCTTACATCTGCGGCGAAGAATCCGGCCTGATGGAATCCATTGAAGGAAAGCGCGGTTATCCGAGGGTCAAACCTCCTTTCCCGGCGCAGAACGGTCTCTGGGGAAATCCGACTACTATTAACAATGTGGAAACGATAGCTAATGTGCCGGCCATTTTGCACAACGGGGCAGAGTGGTTTTCAAAAATCGGAGCGACGAAGCATCCTGGTACACTTCTTTTTGGCGTCAGCGGGCACGTGAACAATCCGGGAATATTCGAGCTGCCGTCGGGAACATTGTTGACGGATATTATCTACAACTACGCGGGCGGCGTAATCGGCGATAAGAAGATTAAGATGGTAATTCCCGGGGGAAGCTCGATGCCGCCTCTGAGAGGTGATCAGCTGGAAGGAGTTCGGATGGATGCCGAGTCGCTTAAGGCGGCTGGAAGCGCAATCGGGACCGGCGGCATCATCGTCATGGATGAAAATACGGATCTCATAAAAGTTCTGCTGCGAATCACAAAATTTTACTGGCACGAGTCGTGCGGGCAATGCACGCCTTGCCGGGAGGGAACAGGGTGGATGAAGAAGATTCTCGAGCGGATGTACCAGGGTGGCGGGAAAGTTGAAGATCTAGATTTGCTTGTCAGAGTCGCAAACAATATCGAGGGCAACACTATCTGCGCGCTCGGCGATGCAGCCGCCTGGCCGGTCAAGTTCACGATCCAGAGATTCAGGAAAGAATTAGAGGCGGAAATTTTACTTCAAGCGAAGAATGCAGCTTGA
- the nuoD gene encoding NADH dehydrogenase (quinone) subunit D codes for MAASAEDKKPKTQSAANVSQILKALEDRDTNVVLEDPLENYMVLNMGPQHPATHGVLRLLVKLDGETVVDCIPELGYLHRGYEKIAEACTYHEFIPHTDRLDYISPLANNVAYALAVEKIAGVEAPPRAQYIRVISAELARISSHLMAIGAMAMDVGAMTVFLWSFREREKLYDVFDLFTGVRFTTSYTRIGGVAQDMDDKAVQAIRKFIDEFPKNLSEMGRMLNKNRIFLDRTVGVGAINADDAVEIGLSGPNIRACGIDYDLRTFSPYLVYDQLSFDVVTEKDGDCFARYMVRMREMEESSKLVRQALENMPVGPVKADLPKRVLPDKERVYTKMEEMIHDFVIVNDGVHPPAGDAYVAIEGSKGELGFYIISDGSGAPWRLKIRSPSFCNLQALPLLLKGQMISDVVAIIGSIDPIMGEADK; via the coding sequence GGTCCTCAACATGGGTCCGCAGCATCCGGCAACCCATGGTGTATTGCGGCTTCTGGTGAAATTAGACGGCGAAACAGTTGTCGATTGCATTCCTGAACTCGGTTATCTCCACCGCGGCTACGAAAAAATAGCGGAAGCATGCACATACCATGAGTTTATTCCTCACACGGATCGGCTCGATTATATTTCTCCGCTCGCGAACAATGTCGCATATGCGTTGGCAGTAGAGAAAATTGCCGGAGTCGAAGCGCCTCCCCGTGCACAATATATCAGGGTGATATCCGCAGAACTTGCAAGAATTTCCTCACATCTCATGGCAATCGGAGCGATGGCCATGGATGTGGGCGCGATGACGGTTTTTCTGTGGTCGTTCCGTGAGCGTGAAAAATTGTACGATGTATTTGATCTCTTTACCGGTGTCAGGTTCACGACCAGCTACACGCGAATCGGGGGCGTTGCCCAGGACATGGATGACAAAGCGGTGCAGGCAATCAGGAAATTCATCGACGAGTTCCCTAAGAATTTAAGCGAGATGGGGCGGATGCTGAACAAGAACAGAATTTTCCTGGACAGGACCGTCGGTGTCGGTGCGATTAATGCGGATGATGCGGTCGAGATCGGGCTGAGCGGTCCGAACATCCGTGCCTGTGGAATCGATTACGACCTTCGGACATTTTCACCTTATCTCGTTTACGATCAGCTTTCATTCGATGTCGTCACCGAAAAAGACGGCGATTGCTTTGCGCGGTACATGGTTCGCATGCGCGAGATGGAAGAGAGCTCGAAGCTTGTCAGGCAGGCGCTGGAAAATATGCCGGTCGGTCCGGTGAAAGCCGATTTGCCGAAAAGGGTTCTTCCTGACAAGGAACGAGTGTACACAAAAATGGAAGAGATGATACACGATTTCGTGATCGTAAATGACGGAGTCCATCCGCCGGCAGGCGATGCTTATGTCGCTATTGAAGGCTCCAAGGGTGAATTAGGATTTTACATCATAAGTGACGGCAGCGGCGCACCATGGCGTCTTAAGATTCGCTCTCCTTCATTCTGCAATTTGCAGGCACTCCCGCTTCTGCTGAAGGGACAAATGATTTCCGACGTCGTGGCTATCATCGGAAGTATCGATCCTATAATGGGCGAAGCGGACAAATAA